In Rhodamnia argentea isolate NSW1041297 chromosome 11, ASM2092103v1, whole genome shotgun sequence, one genomic interval encodes:
- the LOC115728245 gene encoding polyol transporter 5-like gives MSDAAAYIKKDKRITDNQVDTLAGYLYWLSILGSFIAGGISDRIGRHSTIMWTGGFFSIGTLLMGLAYNNALITVGRIVNQVSIGSALAIAPVYIAEISPDSSRGSLTSLPEVAINFGTLFGYLCNYFISKLKSRRHFLVGLGAISPFLVTIGVFTMPESPRWLVMQGRSGDANDILERTYNSQHEASRRLAEIEEAVGNMQRTGRGVWRELWLHRSPFVWHMIICVLGINIIQQALGIDIILLYSNRIFEKAGVTSSNEKLFWTIIVHIVKATFFLIATGYLDKVGRKKLLLGSISATTVMLAALGICLNIISDANNIIGDANKSHEEHNWAVAYCIPLLLLYVASVSSGVGPIASVYSAEIFPLRLRAQGYAVGIIANQVTGLALSTIFLKDYHATTAVFSFMVCGFFAFAFVYFIMPETEGRALEDIWKLFVEYFVRRSTAGERERQRDIGAVEAAAMELQRNVEAMEAGTRSTAGDIELQRNTEAAEAAARVDTEASP, from the exons ATGAGTGATGCGGCGGCGTATATAAAGAAGGACAAGAGGATAACCGATAACCAGGTTGACACGCTGGCGGGTTACCTATATTGGCTCTCAATCCTCGGGTCTTTCATCGCGGGGGGGATCTCCGACCGGATTGGCCGCCACTCCACGATCATGTGGACGGGGGGTTTCTTCTCCATCGGGACCCTCCTCATGGGCTTGGCCTACAACAATGCCTTAATCACGGTGGGACGCATTGTAAACCAGGTCAGCATCGGCTCGGCCCTCGCGATCGCCCCCGTGTACATCGCTGAGATCTCCCCTGACTCCTCCCGCGGCTCTCTCACCTCATTACCTGAG GTGGCCATCAACTTTGGCACCTTGTTCGGCTACCTATGCAACTATTTTATATCCAAGCTCAAGAGCAGGCGGCATTTCTTGGTCGGCCTAGGGGCAATCTCGCCGTTCCTGGTCACCATCGGGGTCTTCACCATGCCGGAGTCCCCCCGATGGCTGGTCATGCAAGGCCGCTCAGGCGACGCTAACGACATCCTAGAAAGGACGTACAACTCCCAGCATGAGGCCAGCCGCCGGCTCGCCGAGATCGAGGAGGCTGTCGGCAACATGCAGAGAACCGGGAGGGGCGTTTGGCGGGAACTTTGGCTCCATCGGTCTCCGTTTGTTTGGCACATGATCATATGCGTCCTTGGGATCAACATAATCCAACAGGCCTTAGGTATTGATATTATCTTGCTATATAGCAATCGCATTTTCGAGAAGGCCGGCGTCACCTCTTCCAACGAAAAGCTCTTCTGGACCATCATAGTCCACATTGTGAAAGCAACGTTCTTCCTCATCGCCACGGGCTACCTTGACAAGGTCGGACGGAAGAAGTTGTTGCTAGGAAGCATCAGCGCCACAACTGTCATGCTCGCTGCCCTCGGAATTTGCCTCAACATCATCAGCGATGCCAACAACATCATCGGCGACGCCAACAAGAGCCACGAGGAGCATAATTGGGCGGTGGCCTATTGTATCCCTTTGTTGTTGTTATACGTGGCATCCGTCTCTAGCGGGGTTGGGCCGATTGCTTCAGTGTATAGCGCGGAGATATTCCCATTGAGGCTCCGTGCGCAGGGATATGCAGTGGGCATCATCGCGAACCAAGTGACGGGTTTAGCATTGTCAACAATATTCTTAAAGGATTACCATGCGACCACCGCCGTCTTCTCGTTCATGGTGTGTGGGTTCTTCGCATTCGCCTTTGTGTACTTTATAATGCCGGAGACAGAGGGGCGGGCACTGGAGGATATATGGAAGCTTTTTGTTGAGTACTTCGTGCGGAGGTCTACGGCGGGGGAGAGAGAACGGCAAAGGGACATCGGAGCAGTAGAGGCAGCGGCGATGGAGTTGCAAAGGAACGTCGAAGCGATGGAGGCAGGGACGAGGTCTACAGCAGGGGACATAGAGCTGCAAAGGAATACCGAAGCGGCAGAGGCAGCGGCAAGAGTAGACACTGAGGCTTCACCTTAG